A genomic region of Ignavibacteria bacterium contains the following coding sequences:
- a CDS encoding TonB-dependent receptor: protein MKKTLFYLILLIGILFIPKYSYSQDTPDTTRYETDEIMITATQTEQKIIDIPYSVVRLDKSQWKFEEKNSIDNVLGSVSGLFLENRYGNHDVRISIRGFGSRSNSGIRGVRILLDGIPESEPDGQTRIEALDFEAIGRIELVKGNSSSLYTNAPGGVINFLNDVYFQKPFAISFNEVGQFHLRNNGVKAGYVGSDYLAMATYKYHTYNGYRPHSNDYWNILNSVIRLTPGDRTQLDILGYGALGLIKLPGSLNITEYNKDPYMANPQDISRDTKRISNKGRLALRFNAGLDRNYNNQIELTGYGTMKYFERTAATYRIFDRTGLGGTAKWTNRTAFGERDNELAIGMDVFYQSGPISEFNNINGVKGDVLENQTVEVISNLGFYYSDNFFIVPDKLSLLVTGRYDRVVFNFADQLLGIRSGERIFSDFTPKFALNFKPLPNISFYSSFGYSFDSPAGNELDNYPTSSDPIGLLNPDLKPQKSQNIEVGTKGNLVSSQRRWFNNLLYEVTFFNYNIEDEIVPFEVFGDVFFRNSAKTKRTGVEIGFTLNIYKGLTLQTAYSFSDFKYDQYTAVSIIDVGGNIDTVFQSFSGNIVPSVPKHNASMNLQYNHDITNNLTAYAKVNYRHVSGMYVNDQNSAKTNGYNLVGTTLGLDWRMDKFNLLLYGGLNNITNVKYVGFININSANGRFYEAGEPQNWFMSANFGYTFR from the coding sequence ATGAAAAAAACATTATTCTATTTAATTTTATTAATCGGAATATTATTTATTCCGAAGTATTCATATTCTCAGGATACTCCCGATACCACACGGTATGAAACTGATGAGATTATGATTACTGCTACCCAAACTGAACAAAAAATAATAGACATTCCATATTCAGTTGTACGGCTTGACAAAAGTCAATGGAAATTTGAAGAAAAAAATTCTATCGACAATGTTCTTGGGTCGGTATCCGGTCTTTTTCTCGAAAACAGATATGGAAATCACGATGTAAGAATTTCTATAAGAGGTTTTGGAAGCCGCTCAAATTCCGGAATCAGAGGCGTAAGAATTTTGTTAGATGGTATTCCGGAATCCGAACCGGACGGGCAAACAAGAATTGAAGCTCTTGATTTCGAGGCAATAGGAAGAATTGAGCTCGTAAAAGGCAATTCATCATCTTTATATACAAATGCCCCCGGAGGAGTTATAAATTTCCTCAATGATGTTTATTTCCAAAAACCATTTGCAATCAGTTTTAATGAAGTCGGTCAATTTCATCTTAGAAACAACGGTGTAAAGGCCGGTTATGTAGGTTCCGATTATCTTGCAATGGCAACTTATAAATACCATACATATAATGGTTACAGACCACATAGTAATGACTATTGGAACATTTTAAACTCAGTTATAAGATTAACTCCCGGTGACAGAACTCAGCTTGATATTTTAGGATATGGTGCATTAGGTTTAATTAAGCTTCCGGGTTCGTTAAATATTACCGAGTATAACAAAGACCCATATATGGCAAACCCTCAGGATATTTCCAGAGATACTAAACGTATTTCAAATAAAGGACGCCTTGCATTGAGATTTAATGCTGGTCTTGACAGGAATTATAATAATCAAATTGAACTGACCGGATATGGAACAATGAAATATTTCGAAAGAACTGCTGCGACATATAGAATATTTGACAGAACGGGGTTGGGTGGAACAGCAAAATGGACAAACCGTACTGCATTTGGTGAACGTGATAATGAGCTGGCAATTGGGATGGACGTATTTTATCAGTCAGGTCCTATCAGTGAGTTTAACAACATTAATGGTGTAAAAGGTGATGTACTTGAAAATCAAACGGTTGAAGTCATAAGCAACTTAGGTTTTTATTATAGTGATAATTTTTTTATTGTTCCGGATAAACTTTCATTGCTTGTAACAGGAAGGTATGACAGGGTTGTGTTTAATTTTGCTGACCAATTGCTCGGTATAAGAAGCGGGGAAAGAATATTTAGCGATTTTACACCAAAGTTTGCCCTGAACTTTAAGCCCCTTCCGAATATATCATTTTATTCTTCATTCGGATACAGCTTCGACAGTCCCGCTGGCAATGAACTTGATAATTATCCGACAAGCTCTGACCCGATCGGATTATTAAATCCTGATTTGAAACCGCAAAAATCACAAAACATTGAGGTTGGTACAAAAGGAAATCTTGTCAGCAGTCAAAGGAGATGGTTTAACAATTTATTATATGAAGTAACTTTCTTTAATTATAATATTGAAGATGAAATCGTTCCATTCGAAGTTTTTGGTGATGTATTTTTCAGAAACTCTGCGAAAACAAAAAGAACCGGTGTAGAGATTGGGTTTACATTAAATATTTATAAAGGGTTAACTCTGCAAACAGCGTACTCATTTTCAGATTTTAAATACGATCAATATACTGCTGTTTCTATAATTGATGTCGGCGGAAATATTGATACAGTTTTTCAGAGTTTTTCAGGTAACATTGTCCCATCAGTTCCTAAACATAATGCTTCAATGAATTTGCAGTATAACCATGATATAACAAATAACCTTACCGCATATGCAAAAGTTAATTATAGACATGTAAGCGGTATGTATGTAAATGACCAGAATTCTGCAAAGACAAATGGGTATAATTTAGTAGGAACTACACTTGGACTGGACTGGAGAATGGATAAATTTAATCTATTGTTATATGGCGGTTTAAATAATATTACCAATGTAAAGTATGTTGGCTTCATAAATATTAACTCTGCCAACGGAAGGTTCTATGAAGCAGGTGAACCGCAGAATTGGTTTATGAGCGCAAATTTTGGTTATACTTTCCGGTAA
- a CDS encoding T9SS type A sorting domain-containing protein: protein MRIPKYPSFLSFISIMSIALGFGFIFNSDEKKVSSSNIAIAPNYRIYPSSVTQSETFITRSPINPQLLFVAANTINLNTGFISEGIYVSTNGGLNWRGNDTCTGAIISFHRGDPGIAIDKNGTFVLTRLGSTPGLYSHYSTNNGLSWSSQRTIITDDQDRASTASDPFSTSSFYGRVYTAWVKFAPPYPTMIAYTDNGAQTWTTPAQINNPPQRCQGGDIVVGSDGRVYMTWAAVTSSSPFTEDKVGFAVSSNGGVSWTVQEQAYDMNGIQGLLPQKGNIRVNGLPNIDADVSGGSRNGWLYIVTGEKNLAPAGTDPDIVLHRSTDGGQTWSAGVRVNQDPINNGKTQYFPAIHVDDEGSINIIYYDDRNTTADSSQVYLSRSTDGGFTFKDYQISDHTFKPIPIGSLGGQGYQGDNIDINSIANILIPVWMDNFTGIYQIWTSRIDRNTLSISQIGDLVPEKYNLSQNYPNPFNGISNIKFSIPNLSEVALKVYDLNGKEIETLYQGKLNGGEYRVQWNSNALPSGVYFYSLFIENKIIDTKKMILVK, encoded by the coding sequence ATGAGAATACCAAAATACCCTTCTTTTCTTTCATTTATATCTATAATGTCAATAGCATTAGGTTTTGGTTTTATTTTTAATTCTGATGAAAAGAAAGTTTCATCTTCAAATATAGCAATTGCTCCGAATTACAGAATTTATCCGAGTTCAGTTACACAGAGCGAAACATTTATAACGCGTTCACCGATAAATCCGCAATTGTTATTCGTCGCTGCAAATACAATAAATCTTAACACCGGATTTATCAGTGAAGGAATATATGTTTCAACAAATGGCGGATTAAATTGGAGAGGGAATGATACTTGCACAGGAGCAATAATTTCATTTCACAGAGGCGACCCGGGAATAGCAATAGATAAAAATGGAACATTTGTATTAACGAGATTAGGAAGTACGCCGGGGTTATATTCTCATTATTCAACAAATAATGGCTTAAGTTGGTCTTCACAAAGAACAATAATAACTGACGACCAGGACAGGGCAAGCACTGCAAGCGATCCTTTTTCAACAAGTTCTTTTTATGGCAGAGTTTATACAGCGTGGGTAAAATTTGCTCCGCCTTATCCGACAATGATTGCATATACCGATAATGGTGCGCAAACATGGACAACGCCTGCGCAAATAAATAATCCGCCTCAAAGATGCCAGGGCGGTGATATTGTTGTCGGGTCGGATGGAAGAGTTTATATGACCTGGGCAGCGGTTACAAGCAGTTCTCCTTTCACTGAAGATAAGGTTGGCTTTGCTGTCTCATCAAACGGAGGAGTATCATGGACAGTTCAAGAGCAGGCATATGATATGAATGGAATTCAGGGGCTTCTTCCTCAAAAAGGAAACATCAGAGTTAATGGTTTGCCGAATATAGATGCTGATGTGAGCGGAGGTTCAAGAAACGGATGGCTTTACATTGTAACAGGTGAAAAAAATCTCGCGCCTGCAGGAACAGACCCGGATATAGTTTTGCATCGTTCAACTGACGGAGGACAAACATGGTCGGCAGGTGTACGTGTAAATCAAGACCCGATAAATAACGGTAAGACACAATATTTTCCGGCTATACATGTAGATGATGAAGGAAGCATAAATATAATTTATTATGACGACAGAAATACGACTGCGGATTCTTCGCAGGTTTATTTATCACGTTCGACTGATGGCGGATTTACTTTTAAGGATTATCAGATTAGCGACCATACCTTTAAACCCATTCCAATAGGTTCTCTCGGCGGACAAGGATATCAAGGTGATAATATTGATATTAATTCTATTGCTAATATCCTCATACCTGTATGGATGGATAATTTTACAGGAATTTATCAGATATGGACTTCGCGAATTGACCGCAACACTCTTTCAATCAGCCAGATTGGTGATTTAGTTCCTGAAAAGTATAACTTATCACAAAACTATCCTAATCCGTTCAATGGAATTTCAAATATTAAATTTTCCATTCCGAATTTAAGTGAAGTAGCGTTAAAGGTTTATGATTTAAACGGCAAGGAAATAGAAACTTTATATCAGGGAAAGTTAAACGGGGGAGAGTATAGAGTTCAGTGGAACTCAAACGCACTTCCGAGCGGTGTTTATTTTTATTCGTTATTTATTGAAAATAAAATAATTGATACGAAAAAAATGATTTTGGTTAAATAA
- a CDS encoding DMT family transporter, with protein sequence MDEDKKGNFLNIYGMIFVVFGSLNLLFFHLLSGMKGNVVASVRILLMVLVLAIIATFGKKWTNIEKREWGYLIFGGALSFGLYTYCLATGLAATSLTQGSIIFNLAAVFAMIFAVIFKQESWNWSAFFGAIVAIIGVGISSASASGQGTGTIYGDVLVLIAAASLSLGTVIAHKIGTRHHPIALTSLLGFFGLVALLPFTIIDFINTPWFHLDWNKYSMLLFIGILGGALAFGAYFKCVELVGASAAVVYIFLNVPLSIFYSRVFLNENVHWLQIIGAIIVLAGAGWSVYARNKTAKQAINHHVSHV encoded by the coding sequence ATGGACGAAGATAAAAAAGGAAATTTTCTTAATATTTACGGAATGATTTTTGTAGTTTTCGGAAGTTTGAACTTGTTATTTTTTCATTTGCTTTCAGGAATGAAAGGTAATGTAGTTGCATCGGTCAGAATTTTGCTGATGGTATTGGTGCTTGCGATAATTGCAACTTTTGGAAAGAAATGGACTAACATAGAAAAAAGAGAATGGGGTTACCTCATTTTCGGAGGAGCTTTAAGCTTCGGATTGTATACATATTGTCTTGCAACGGGACTTGCGGCTACTTCGCTTACTCAAGGTTCAATAATTTTTAATCTCGCGGCGGTATTTGCAATGATATTCGCTGTTATATTCAAACAAGAAAGCTGGAACTGGTCTGCTTTTTTCGGAGCAATAGTCGCAATCATAGGAGTGGGAATAAGCTCTGCATCTGCATCAGGGCAGGGAACGGGAACCATTTACGGTGACGTGCTTGTGCTGATTGCAGCGGCATCACTGTCACTCGGGACAGTTATTGCTCACAAAATTGGAACACGGCACCACCCTATAGCACTTACAAGTCTTCTAGGATTTTTTGGACTTGTTGCATTGCTTCCGTTTACGATTATTGATTTTATTAATACACCATGGTTTCATCTTGACTGGAATAAGTATAGCATGCTTTTATTTATCGGGATATTAGGAGGCGCGCTTGCATTCGGCGCTTATTTTAAATGCGTAGAGCTTGTCGGCGCATCTGCTGCTGTTGTATATATTTTTCTCAATGTGCCGTTATCAATTTTTTACAGCAGAGTTTTTCTGAATGAAAATGTACATTGGCTGCAAATAATCGGAGCAATAATCGTTCTTGCAGGTGCAGGCTGGAGCGTTTATGCAAGAAACAAAACTGCTAAACAGGCAATTAATCATCACGTTTCTCACGTGTAA
- a CDS encoding peptidylprolyl isomerase, with translation MRKLALIIFILCFAQISFAQKTGDRILAVIGDDMILESDFQYQLQMYLRQNQIPINQMPPYIPQQVFQSMVTDKIIYAKAVQDSITVSEDEVNRELDYRLNNMIDQFGSASRLEEFYGMTLGKIKLELKQDLAKKLMVDKLKRQKFGSGLKLTEKEVGTFFEQFKDSLPPARTQYELANIYMLRKVSDTEKRLALEKAQLILDSLKNGVSFETLAINNSDDKGSAVNGGDLGTAKKGVFVKPFEEAVFMLEVGEVSEPVETEFGYHIIKSEGKKGDEVKARHILVAFPRLESSDMETITFLNSLRDSIISGAITFEDAAKRYSQDPNNKDKGGYAGKIPEDRLDSLEIDALKKIDAGAITSPIRIGDDRNYGYEILKLIRIIPEHNLNLTDDFDAIKQYALVYKENSELDKWINEIRDDVYVDLRVQ, from the coding sequence ATGAGAAAACTTGCATTAATAATTTTTATCCTTTGCTTTGCGCAAATAAGCTTTGCACAGAAGACCGGCGATAGAATCCTTGCCGTCATCGGAGATGACATGATACTTGAATCCGATTTTCAATATCAACTTCAGATGTATCTGAGACAGAACCAGATTCCGATTAATCAAATGCCTCCTTATATACCTCAGCAGGTTTTTCAAAGCATGGTTACTGATAAAATCATCTATGCTAAAGCTGTTCAGGACAGCATTACCGTTTCTGAAGATGAAGTAAATAGAGAGCTCGATTACAGATTAAACAACATGATTGACCAGTTTGGTTCGGCGTCCCGTCTGGAAGAATTTTATGGAATGACACTCGGAAAAATCAAACTTGAATTAAAACAAGACCTTGCAAAAAAATTGATGGTCGATAAGCTCAAAAGACAAAAGTTCGGCAGCGGTTTAAAATTAACCGAGAAAGAAGTCGGTACTTTTTTTGAGCAGTTTAAAGACAGCTTACCGCCTGCAAGAACGCAATATGAATTGGCAAATATTTATATGCTGAGAAAAGTTTCCGATACGGAGAAACGCCTTGCACTCGAAAAAGCTCAGCTTATACTCGATAGCTTAAAAAACGGTGTTTCCTTTGAGACACTCGCGATTAATAATTCCGATGATAAAGGCTCGGCTGTTAATGGCGGTGATTTAGGCACTGCAAAGAAAGGGGTTTTTGTAAAACCTTTTGAAGAAGCTGTATTTATGCTCGAAGTTGGAGAAGTATCAGAACCGGTTGAAACAGAGTTTGGATATCATATTATAAAAAGCGAAGGGAAAAAAGGCGATGAAGTGAAAGCAAGACATATTCTTGTTGCTTTTCCGCGGCTTGAATCTTCCGATATGGAAACCATTACGTTTCTGAATTCGCTTCGTGACAGCATTATAAGCGGCGCAATAACTTTTGAAGACGCTGCAAAACGTTATTCCCAAGACCCTAATAATAAAGACAAAGGCGGATACGCAGGGAAAATTCCTGAAGACCGTCTCGATAGCCTTGAAATAGATGCTCTTAAAAAAATTGATGCCGGCGCTATTACATCGCCAATCAGAATCGGAGATGACAGAAACTACGGTTACGAAATTCTGAAATTGATAAGAATAATACCGGAACATAATTTAAATTTAACTGATGATTTTGATGCGATTAAACAATATGCCTTAGTATATAAAGAAAACTCCGAACTCGACAAATGGATTAATGAAATAAGAGATGATGTTTACGTTGACCTCAGAGTTCAATAG
- a CDS encoding exonuclease domain-containing protein, protein MYEPSYVVCDVETTGLNPYLNRIIEIALVKVENGEIVEKYSTLVNPLQHIPYFITQMTGIRNDDVIRQPSFEDVLPCLNKFFHNCQNLIFTGHNVLFDYKFVKESYRRCRNKNDIQFSTLCTAKLARRLCRKLKSKSLGNLCEHFSIKQKHKHRALDDAFATAKLLLIFLEQLNSDYEFESVDEILKFQNTRIYTEEKKNPALKRIGIKLKDIPKSPGVYKFYNKNDELLYIGKAKSLRDRLSSYFRHTAEISYKLEKLLKYVTKLEYELTGSELSALILESKLIKQEKPRFNSALKRHRYQPYLKIDVQNGYPKIEKVYEIENDGANYYGPFSSGLTVNRILKEVDEKFNLRKCEYKILKPSQNHSTCMYYEMNRCKAPCNFTQTKTDYDKEVDRVHNYICSSKSYSIEKVYEKLMHVLAEKNEFERAAFMRDRLNDVKRVMSYQRVITSAINDKKIIIKMDSESKREFFFIHNGKLMNTFTVAKSDESQVNFVEQLTETSDYLFFSLSKYIKHKFTQFELDEIKVISNFLAQNRDRNVVMEINEDHSMNDIMKFISN, encoded by the coding sequence ATTTACGAACCCAGTTATGTAGTTTGCGACGTTGAAACTACAGGTCTGAATCCATATTTAAACAGAATAATTGAAATTGCTCTCGTTAAAGTAGAGAACGGCGAGATAGTCGAAAAATATTCTACACTTGTAAACCCGCTGCAACACATTCCATACTTTATTACTCAAATGACCGGCATCAGAAATGATGATGTTATAAGACAGCCGTCCTTTGAAGATGTTCTTCCATGTCTCAACAAATTTTTTCATAACTGTCAGAACCTGATTTTCACAGGACATAATGTTTTGTTTGATTATAAGTTTGTGAAAGAATCTTACCGCAGATGCCGGAATAAAAACGATATCCAGTTTTCAACTCTATGCACTGCAAAGCTTGCACGACGATTATGCAGAAAGCTGAAAAGCAAATCGCTTGGAAATTTATGTGAGCATTTTTCCATAAAGCAAAAACACAAGCACAGAGCGCTTGATGATGCTTTCGCAACAGCAAAGCTTTTATTAATTTTTCTCGAGCAGCTAAATTCGGATTACGAGTTTGAATCAGTTGATGAAATATTAAAGTTTCAGAATACCAGAATTTATACGGAGGAGAAAAAAAATCCTGCGTTGAAGCGAATCGGCATCAAGCTTAAAGACATTCCGAAGTCTCCCGGTGTTTATAAATTTTATAACAAGAATGATGAACTGTTATATATCGGCAAAGCAAAAAGCTTGCGTGACAGATTATCGTCTTATTTCAGGCACACAGCCGAAATAAGCTACAAGCTTGAAAAGCTTTTGAAGTATGTAACCAAACTTGAGTACGAACTTACCGGTTCTGAGCTTTCCGCATTGATACTCGAGTCGAAGTTAATCAAACAGGAAAAGCCGAGATTCAATTCTGCGTTGAAGCGTCACAGGTATCAACCTTATTTAAAAATTGACGTTCAGAACGGATATCCGAAAATCGAGAAAGTTTATGAAATCGAAAACGACGGTGCGAATTATTACGGACCTTTTTCAAGCGGACTTACAGTCAATAGAATTTTGAAAGAAGTTGATGAAAAATTTAATCTCCGTAAGTGCGAGTATAAGATATTGAAACCTTCGCAAAATCACTCCACCTGCATGTATTATGAAATGAACCGCTGTAAAGCGCCATGTAATTTTACTCAGACTAAAACTGATTATGATAAAGAAGTTGACAGGGTTCATAATTATATTTGTTCTTCAAAAAGCTATTCAATCGAGAAAGTTTATGAAAAACTTATGCATGTACTTGCTGAAAAGAATGAATTTGAACGCGCTGCATTTATGCGTGACAGGTTGAACGACGTTAAGCGCGTAATGAGCTACCAGCGGGTAATTACTTCCGCAATCAACGACAAAAAAATAATCATAAAAATGGATTCGGAAAGCAAACGTGAATTCTTTTTTATCCATAATGGCAAACTTATGAATACATTTACCGTTGCTAAAAGCGATGAGAGTCAGGTGAATTTTGTTGAACAGCTTACGGAAACGTCTGATTACTTGTTCTTTTCATTGAGCAAATACATTAAACATAAATTCACGCAGTTTGAGCTTGATGAGATAAAAGTAATTTCAAATTTTCTTGCGCAGAACCGCGACAGAAACGTCGTGATGGAAATAAATGAAGACCATTCAATGAACGACATAATGAAGTTCATTTCAAATTAA
- a CDS encoding YCF48-related protein — protein sequence MKNFVLLILTLLSFEKSFAQNYWIQYSTPASRDLREIYFLDSLKGWAAGDQGTIVRTTNGGVNWTIQNSGIETDIYDLFFIDENTGWAITWDIDFPGYYTIILKTTNGGTNWTTHQYPSEDNFFNAVYFLNPNTGFLGGVAPDHLVRTTNGGINWTRMNIDSNIVSGFPIISFKFFNDNYGFASGGHIDIAGVIWKTTDGGLNWKTEGVGPEPVQSIFMFDSLNIISAGGDYEYGTGIVTTTNGGTNWEYRSLEIFGIASAISFRTRAEGWSPLGNAQKLIYTKDSSRTWGEWATPNSLAIYDLQFTDKRNGFACGENGTFFKYNKDLINVNNNSEIIPSEFKLFQNYPNPFNPSTKISYRISSASNVSISVYDAKGSFINKIEEGFKLAGSYEINFDGKNLPSGVYVYKLDVSSGLKNFSESRKMVLVK from the coding sequence ATGAAGAATTTTGTTTTATTAATACTGACCCTGCTTTCCTTTGAGAAGTCTTTTGCACAAAATTACTGGATTCAATACAGCACCCCAGCGTCAAGAGATTTAAGAGAAATCTATTTTTTAGACAGTTTAAAAGGGTGGGCTGCCGGCGACCAGGGAACTATAGTAAGAACTACAAACGGTGGAGTAAACTGGACGATTCAAAACAGCGGAATAGAAACCGATATTTATGACCTTTTTTTTATAGATGAAAATACCGGATGGGCTATAACCTGGGATATAGATTTTCCCGGTTATTATACTATAATTTTAAAAACTACTAACGGCGGAACTAATTGGACAACACATCAATATCCATCCGAAGATAATTTTTTTAATGCAGTATATTTTCTAAATCCAAACACAGGTTTTCTTGGCGGTGTTGCTCCCGACCATCTCGTAAGAACTACAAATGGCGGCATCAATTGGACACGTATGAACATCGACTCAAATATTGTTTCAGGGTTCCCGATAATAAGTTTTAAATTTTTTAACGATAACTACGGATTTGCAAGCGGCGGACATATAGATATAGCTGGAGTAATATGGAAAACAACTGATGGTGGTTTAAACTGGAAAACCGAAGGTGTGGGTCCCGAACCGGTACAAAGTATATTTATGTTTGACTCCCTCAATATAATTTCTGCCGGGGGTGACTATGAATACGGAACCGGTATTGTTACGACAACAAACGGAGGAACTAACTGGGAATATCGAAGTCTGGAAATTTTCGGTATTGCTTCTGCAATCAGCTTTCGCACACGTGCTGAAGGTTGGTCACCTTTAGGTAACGCGCAAAAATTAATTTATACGAAAGACTCGAGCAGAACGTGGGGAGAATGGGCAACTCCTAACTCACTTGCTATTTATGACTTACAGTTTACAGACAAGAGGAATGGGTTCGCTTGCGGTGAGAACGGAACATTTTTTAAATATAACAAAGACCTCATTAACGTAAATAATAACTCCGAGATAATACCGTCTGAATTTAAATTATTTCAGAATTATCCAAACCCTTTTAATCCTTCAACAAAAATCAGTTACCGTATTTCATCTGCTTCAAATGTTTCCATAAGTGTTTATGATGCAAAAGGAAGCTTCATCAATAAAATAGAAGAAGGGTTTAAACTCGCAGGAAGCTATGAAATTAATTTTGATGGTAAAAATCTTCCTTCAGGTGTATATGTATATAAACTTGACGTTTCTTCAGGCTTAAAAAACTTTTCCGAATCAAGAAAAATGGTTTTGGTTAAATAA
- a CDS encoding peptidylprolyl isomerase, giving the protein MINKKNPYSYLTLILICLVAFAFTCSSKKKTVVAEIGKDKIYLYQFEDQFIKTVGSLDSAKKTSLAQRVEFLDLMIKFRLKTMDARERGLLQSEDIQRDLNEYKKNFITAFVIDKFVVEPNIKKLHELKKDEVRASHIMVNLPMPAPTPEDSIKAYEKANIILDRLKNGEDFALVAAEMSDDVSGKSNGGDLYWFTGGMTVPEFETGVYKLKKGQYSKEPIRTVFGLHIVKLVDKQPRLESVRASHILIQDQRDSVGMIMDSLGTLAKAQDILKRIKNGEEFEKLAAEYSDDPGSKTKGGDLGFFERRRMVQQFDSAAFALKPGQVSDLVRTQFGWHIIKVTDVKKVEPFDKAEEKLKTDFKRAPTYKETYEKYMVTLRKDYDFQFVPEGVAAIISKVDSNQTIATNNFDSLFTGGIRETVLATYDGGTIKLSDVLQYMTMNRDFANNAPNYATIKRLIESTSDTPLLLELAEKKKIEKDEDYIAMLTEYENGLLSFKVDQEELWSKIQILPADIQTYYETNKDKFSYTDSTGVKYKLVDDVKAEISNLIQQEKFKEMENALITSLKNKYPVKINEKALEKAFTEN; this is encoded by the coding sequence ATGATTAATAAGAAAAATCCTTATAGTTATTTAACCCTTATTTTAATTTGTTTAGTCGCTTTTGCGTTTACCTGTTCATCAAAGAAGAAGACTGTAGTTGCAGAAATAGGCAAAGACAAAATTTATTTATACCAGTTTGAAGACCAGTTCATAAAAACTGTCGGCTCGCTTGACTCAGCAAAGAAAACATCTCTTGCTCAGCGCGTTGAGTTCCTTGACCTGATGATAAAATTCCGTTTAAAAACAATGGATGCGCGTGAAAGAGGGCTTTTACAATCTGAAGATATTCAAAGAGACCTTAACGAATATAAAAAGAATTTTATAACTGCATTTGTAATCGACAAGTTCGTTGTCGAACCGAATATAAAAAAGCTTCACGAATTGAAAAAAGATGAAGTAAGAGCATCGCACATTATGGTTAACTTGCCTATGCCTGCTCCAACTCCTGAAGATTCCATAAAAGCATACGAGAAGGCAAATATAATTCTTGACAGATTAAAAAATGGTGAAGATTTTGCTTTGGTAGCTGCAGAAATGTCAGATGACGTTTCAGGAAAAAGCAACGGAGGAGATTTATATTGGTTCACGGGCGGAATGACCGTTCCTGAATTTGAAACAGGAGTATATAAACTGAAAAAAGGTCAATATAGCAAAGAACCTATAAGAACCGTATTCGGACTTCACATCGTTAAACTTGTTGACAAACAACCACGTCTTGAGTCAGTCAGAGCTTCTCATATTTTAATTCAGGACCAGAGAGATTCGGTGGGTATGATAATGGATTCATTGGGAACATTGGCAAAAGCTCAGGACATTTTAAAACGTATCAAAAACGGTGAAGAGTTTGAAAAGCTTGCAGCAGAATATTCCGATGACCCGGGTTCAAAAACTAAAGGCGGCGATTTAGGGTTTTTCGAAAGAAGGAGAATGGTTCAGCAATTTGACAGCGCTGCTTTCGCTTTAAAGCCGGGACAAGTATCGGATTTGGTCAGAACACAGTTCGGATGGCACATTATAAAAGTAACCGATGTAAAAAAAGTCGAGCCGTTTGATAAAGCCGAAGAGAAATTGAAAACAGATTTCAAACGCGCTCCTACTTACAAAGAAACCTATGAGAAATATATGGTTACATTAAGAAAAGATTATGATTTCCAATTCGTTCCTGAAGGAGTTGCCGCAATAATTTCAAAAGTTGACTCAAACCAAACAATTGCTACAAATAATTTTGATAGTTTATTTACAGGAGGCATTCGCGAAACAGTGCTTGCAACTTATGACGGCGGGACAATAAAATTAAGTGATGTTCTTCAATATATGACCATGAACCGTGATTTTGCAAACAACGCGCCTAATTATGCAACCATAAAAAGATTAATTGAATCTACGTCAGACACACCATTATTATTAGAGCTAGCTGAAAAGAAAAAAATAGAAAAGGACGAAGATTACATTGCTATGCTTACTGAATATGAAAACGGCTTATTAAGCTTTAAAGTTGACCAGGAGGAATTATGGAGTAAAATTCAGATTTTACCGGCAGATATTCAGACATATTATGAAACAAATAAGGATAAATTCTCATATACAGATAGTACAGGAGTTAAATATAAGCTTGTTGATGACGTTAAAGCTGAAATTTCTAACTTAATTCAGCAGGAAAAGTTCAAAGAAATGGAAAATGCTTTAATAACTTCTCTGAAAAATAAATATCCTGTAAAGATTAACGAGAAAGCACTTGAAAAAGCATTCACTGAAAACTAA